From the genome of Impatiens glandulifera chromosome 9, dImpGla2.1, whole genome shotgun sequence, one region includes:
- the LOC124914546 gene encoding ankyrin repeat-containing protein At5g02620-like, with translation METKKEDESVVGLDKNLYEALMKGEGEKVIEICKKYDEGPLHVVTIHNDTVLHMATYSKQKHLVLNLLKNLPDHAMTKITTQNGIGNTILHEAATSNRIVPAALYMLERAPDLLEKRNKRGETALFRAARYGKAIMFRFLEAQVKDFLISKKFQGDELVEARLKFYQRDDKTTILHISIITEHFDLALHIAKEHPYLVNSRDEDGMTALQLLACNSSAFKNGIKKKSCFTRLIQSCFSSEVTMVIEEEDQPCVRVPLWEAIRMRNHAYETAVDLAKFLIQRDTSWKETESAVDRSKPKTHKYGSTSFASDGSGEITITAPAQDQAIQPQTSSTVLKKKAQTPLFLAAKSGIREIVEELLRLYPQAVEHIDDEGRNILHVAIKYRQIHIFGIVEKMGIPMMRLIRKTDNVGNSILHMVGMKDDDRNVEDMRSPALLLQEDLLLFERVENISMTHFTKHRNDAGETAEVLFAKNNDVLRNEAKDWLRRTAENCSIIAVLIATVAFAAAYTVPGGPNQNTGYPLLENHPFFVIFTLTDVLSLTLALTSVIVFLSILTSGFRMKDFKQSLTQKLMLGVTLLILSVSMMMLAFAATVVLLIRNKEKWTRIALYSVSFFPVCIFAISYLPLYLSLMSTFKYSLRKLASAFPHFSGRSIRAWSKSTIRPRCRADYPPLKISKEFV, from the exons ATGGAAACTAAGAAGGAAGATGAATCAGTCGTCGGTCTTGATAAAAATCTGTACGAAGCCCTGATGAAGGGTGAAGGAGAGAAAGTGATTGAAATATGCAAGAAATACGATGAAGGTCCACTTCATGTTGTGACAATCCACAACGACACCGTCTTGCACATGGCAACTTATTCCAAACAAAAACATTTAGTCCTTAATTTGCTCAAAAACTTGCCCGATCACGCCATGACCAAAATCACAACCCAAAATGGCATTGGAAACACTATTCTCCACGAAGCCGCAACTTCTAATCGTATTGTCCCTGCAGCCTTGTACATGCTCGAGAGAGCTCCTGATTTGTTGGAAAAACGCAATAAACGTGGCGAGACCGCCTTGTTTAGGGCTGCTAGGTACGGCAAGGCCATCATGTTCCGTTTTCTAGAAGCACAAGTCAAAGATTTCttgatttctaaaaaatttcAAGGAGATGAGTTAGTGGAAGCTCGACTCAAATTTTATCAACGAGATGATAAGACAACCATACTTCACATTTCCATCATCACCGAACATTTTG ATCTTGCTCTTCACATTGCAAAAGAACACCCATATCTGGTGAACAGCAGAGATGAAGATGGGATGACGGCTCTTCAACTTCTGGCTTGTAATTCATCAGCTTTCAAGAATGGAATCAAAAAGAAATCATGCTTTACCCGTCTCATTCAATCAT GTTTCTCTTCTGAAGTTACCATGGTTATAGAAGAAG AAGATCAACCTTGTGTTAGAGTGCCATTATGGGAAGCAATAAGGATGAGAAATCATGCATATGAAACTGCAGTGGATCTTGCCAAGTTCTTGATACAGAGAGACACGTCATGGAAGGAAACAGAGTCAGCAGTTGACAGAAGCAAACCCAAGACCCATAAGTATGGATCCACCTCATTTGCCTCCGATGGATCAGGAGAGATAACTATAACGGCGCCGGCGCAGGATCAAGCAATCCAACCACAAACATCTTCAACGGTACTGAAGAAGAAGGCCCAGACTCCGTTGTTTTTGGCTGCCAAGTCTGGAATCAGAGAGATTGTGGAAGAACTCTTGCGGCTTTATCCTCAGGCGGTGGAACATATCGACGATGAAGGACGCAATATATTGCACGTGGCTATCAAGTATCGACAAATCCATATTTTTGGGATCGTGGAGAAGATGGGGATTCCGATGATGAGATTGATCAGAAAGACTGATAACGTTGGAAACTCTATACTGCATATGGTGGGGATGAAGGACGATGATCGGAATGTTGAGGATATGAGAAGCCCTGCTCTTCTTTTGCAAGAGGATCTTCTCTTGTTTGAG CGTGTAGAAAACATATCGATGACCCATTTCACCAAACATCGAAACGACGCTGGCGAGACCGCTGAAGTCCTCTTTGCTAAGAACAACGACGTGCTTCGTAACGAAGCCAAGGATTGGCTTCGCCGGACCGCAGAAAACTGCTCTATTATCGCGGTGCTAATCGCGACTGTGGCATTTGCAGCTGCCTATACTGTTCCTGGAGGGCCGAACCAGAACACGGGGTATCCTTTATTGGAAAACCATCCGTTCTTCGTAATCTTCACCTTAACCGACGTTTTATCTTTGACATTGGCTTTAACTTCGGTTATCGTGTTCCTATCAATCTTGACTTCGGGATTCAGGATGAAGGATTTCAAGCAATCGCTTACCCAGAAACTTATGTTAGGGGTGACGCTCCTGATCTTGTCTGTTTCGATGATGATGTTGGCGTTTGCGGCCACAGTTGTTCTTTTGATACGGAACAAGGAGAAATGGACGAGAATCGCGCTCTATTCGGTGTCGTTTTTTCCGGTGTGCATCTTTGCTATCTCCTATTTGCCTCTTTATCTTTCTCTTATGTCTACGTTCAAGTACTCCTTGAGAAAATTGGCCTCTGCTTTTCCTCATTTCTCCGGCCGTTCTATTCGAGCTTGGTCTAAAAGTACCATCCGTCCCCGATGCCGCGCTGATTATCCGCCGCTAAAGATCTCCAAAgagtttgtttaa
- the LOC124913897 gene encoding 1-aminocyclopropane-1-carboxylate oxidase-like: MDQSFPVIDMNNLKGEERVTAMEAIKDACENWGFFEVINHGISHELMDKVESLAKEHYKKFMEHKFKEMVATKGLEAAKEVDHDTDWESTFFVRHLPDSNISQLPDLHHHYREAMTVFAKELEKLAEQLLEILGENLGLDKGYLKKALSGSNGPTFGTKVSNYPPCPQPDLIQGLRAHTDAGGLILLFQDQKVSGLQLLKDGNWIDVPPLKHSIVINLGDQLEVITNGRYKSVLHRVIAQTDGNRMSLASFYNPGSDAIIYPAPALVKNEEVYPKFVFEDYMKLYSGVKFQAKEPRFEVMKAKEAKLNLPASPVGTTV; encoded by the exons atggaTCAGAGTTTCCCTGTAATTGACATGAATAATCTCAAAGGTGAAGAAAGGGTAACCGCCATGGAAGCCATCAAAGATGCTTGTGAGAACTGGGGTTTCTTCGAG gTGATCAACCATGGAATCTCCCACGAGCTGATGGACAAAGTGGAAAGCCTTGCAAAAGAACACTACAAGAAGTTCATGGAACATAAATTTAAGGAAATGGTGGCCACAAAAGGCCTTGAAGCTGCCAAGGAGGTTGATCATGACACTGACTGGGAAAGCACTTTCTTCGTCCGCCATCTTCCCGATTCCAACATCTCTCAACTCCCCGATCTTCATCATCACTACAGAGAGGCAATGACTGTCTTCGCCAAGGAGCTAGAGAAACTGGCAGAGCAACTCTTGGAAATTCTGGGAGAGAATCTTGGTCTAGACAAAGGTTATCTTAAGAAAGCCCTCAGCGGCTCTAATGGTCCTACTTTTGGGACCAAGGTCAGTAACTACCCTCCGTGCCCTCAGCCGGACCTCATCCAAGGACTACGTGCCCATACAGATGCAGGAGGTCTCATCCTCCTCTTTCAGGATCAAAAGGTCAGCGGTCTGCAACTTCTCAAGGATGGAAACTGGATTGACGTCCCACCATTGAAGCACTCCATCGTCATCAACCTAGGTGACCAACTTGAG GTCATTACGAATGGAAGATACAAGAGCGTGTTGCATCGTGTGATCGCTCAGACCGATGGGAACAGGATGTCTTTAGCCTCGTTCTACAATCCGGGCAGTGATGCAATCATCTACCCTGCACCTGCACTGGTCAAGAATGAAGAAGTTTATCctaaatttgtatttgaagaCTACATGAAACTATACTCCGGGGTTAAGTTTCAGGCTAAGGAGCCTCGATTCGAAGTTATGAAGGCAAAGGAGGCCAAACTCAATCTTCCAGCTAGCCCTGTTGGCACAACAGTTTGA
- the LOC124915319 gene encoding light-induced protein, chloroplastic-like yields MASLSSFNRFSCETVSIKSSVTRSSTNLVGLPANSVAFCFGKPSESSKISSGLVLKVRPSFRVEAVPSEDEWGSETGEFDVAVEANSAAVAVEEPSEIDILKKQLVDAFYGTDRGLKATSETRAEVVELITQLEAKNPTPAPTDALTLLNGKWILAYTSFSGLFPLLSRSLPLVKVEEISQTIDSVDFTVQNSVLFSGPLATTAISTNAKFEVRSPLRVQIKFEEGVIGTPQLTDSIEIPENVEIFGQKIDLTPFKGIITSVQDTASSVAKTISSQPPLKFSITSSKAESWLLTTYLDEELRISRGDGGSVFVLIKNGSSLLNF; encoded by the exons ATGGCCAGTTTATCTTCATTCAATCGATTTTCATGTGAGACGGTCTCAATCAAATCTTCAGTGACTCGATCCAGCACTAATCTCGTAGGTCTTCCTGCAAATTCCGTAGCGTTTTGCTTTGGGAAACCGTCTGAAAGTTCGAAGATCTCATCCGGATTGGTTCTCAAGGTGAGGCCGAGTTTTAGAGTGGAAGCCGTTCCGAGTGAAGACGAGTGGGGATCAGAAACTGGCGAATTTGACGTCGCGGTCGAGGCTAATTCCGCCGCCGTTGCGGTGGAGGAGCCGTCTGAAATCGATATATTGAAGAAACAGCTGGTGGATGCGTTTTACGGAACGGATAGAGGACTTAAGGCTACGAGCGAGACTAGGGCTGAAGTTGTGGAGTTAATCACGCAGCTTGAAGCTAAAAACCCTACTCCGGCTCCTACCGATGCACTTACTCTTCTCAATGGCAAATGGATTCTGGC GTACACATCATTCTCTGGTCTGTTTCCTCTGTTATCAAGATCATTGCCACTGGTAAAAGTGGAGGAGATTTCACAAACCATAGATTCAGTTGACTTCACCGTCCAAAACTCCGTCTTGTTTTCTGGACCACTGGCCACCACAGCCATTAGCACCAATGCCAAATTTGAAGTTCGAAGTCCCCTGCGCGTTCAG ATAAAATTTGAAGAGGGGGTAATTGGGACTCCCCAGCTGACGGATTCGATAGAGATACCGGAAAACGTGGAAATATTTGGACAGAAAATAGATCTGACGCCGTTCAAAGGGATAATCACGTCGGTTCAAGACACGGCTTCATCGGTGGCCAAGACCATCTCTAGCCAACCGCCGTTGAAGTTCTCGATAACGAGTAGCAAAGCGGAGTCATGGTTGCTCACCACTTACCTTGATGAAGAACTAAGGATCTCCAGGGGAGATGGCGGCAGTGTCTTTGTACTCATCAAGAATGGAAGCTCTCTCTTAAATTTCTAA